AAAGCCTTGCGTGACCGAGCACCTTACCCTGTTAATCACGTTGTTGGCCATCTCAGAGGGAGCTTTGCGTTCATACTTTTTGACAAATCCACTTCCACCCTGTTTTTGGCCTCTGTCAGTAATCACACTCCCACAGCTAGCATACACTGTAACTTGTCAtttcttcctccttttgattttattatttttcgcAGGATCAATACGGTAAGGTACCTCTGTATTGGGGAATTACTGCTGATGGCTATGTAGCATTTGCTGATGATGCAGAATTGCTTAAAGGTGCTTGTGGGAAGTCACTTGCTTCTTTCCCTCAAGGTGCTTAACTTGTATCAATCACCATTCCCATTAATTTGTTCTCAGTGTGttgttaagaataaaacatTTCCTCTCATTGCTCAAACTCTCACTCTCTAATTGGACAGGATGTTTCTACTCCACAGCTGTTGGAGGATTGATGTGTTATGAAAATCCTAAGAATAAGATCACTGCAGTTCCTGCTAAGGAGGAGGAAATCTGGGGTGCAACCTTCAAGgtaacaaaatgaaacaaatacaTTATTCTTTAATGTCAGTTTCTTTTGATCTCCATTGATGAACTTGAGATCCAATTATTTAGGTGGAAGGGCCAGCAGTTGTTGCAGCCAGACAATAGAGGTTCCTTTGGAGAAATAACCTCTGCAATGGAGTACCTTAGTTCTATCAGTATTTTTCGTATCAGCACTTGCTTCTATCAGTGTACAGTAACGCTTGTCAATCTAATAAAAACTCTTCTGCTTTTAAATTTCCTTCCACcattctatatttaaaatttcaaaacaacaattaaatcaATTCCATAGCATTGCCACTATACAATACAAATTGGACTTATTATCCTTCACTTTTGCTATTCTTTTTTGCACGTGAAGAGATTCGAGTTGTCTGCAGGCGAGAACGCAACACAACGTGATATTAAAGTTGCATTCCATATTtggtttcattttaaaaacagAACAAAACAGGACACACCAATATGGCaatgaagaaagtaaaaataggagtatttgatttatgaaaaataagaaagtagaaaaatacaaaataagatgATTAATCATTAGGTGTTAAAGAGGGATTatgttgtttaaattaattattactcctttcttccaatttgggaggaaataaaaataagtctgactcacttttttatttctctctttctcctaAAAATGCCTAATTGATTTccatatttctttattttttcttcttactttacctgcttcttttttattttgaataaaaaataatgttttatctTAGTATTCTTTAATAGTAATGAATATTCTCAATCGGTTTTGTCTGAAAGATTTTGTCTTATTATTCATtcgttactttttttatatttattaaaagaaaaattaatttatatatgtgagtatttctattttactttagtttattttttttataaaatttaaatatttttttaaattattctgtaaaatataaactcaaataAAGTATTATCGTAAATCACTATTAGTCTTTCTACGAGAATAATTATGGCATATTATTTTAACGTCAGACCTAATGTAATTTTAGAATTGACTAGAGTTGTCTTACTACGATTCAATATTATACTTTTGAAGAGTACATATTTCTTAACTTGTGTTACTAttagaacttgttttaatatttaatagattGAATTTTGTATAATATAACAGTGTTgcttattatatatgtatgtatacatcttttattttaaagttaactaTATACATGCCGATAATATTGTGTTATTATCCTCGAAAATCATATTGATGTAATCTTCAAAGACTACTGTAGAAGATGCAATTCATAGTTGGAGAGTgataaattacaataaattttaatttatttaatctttttattagtttttctcatttaatatattttcttattatttttattttttaaattttactatgataaacctaattttaatattacagAGACTAAATTTGATAGTTTTTATTAAGTTACTTTTTTTGTgcaattcaaattaaaacaaaatttgtatCTAAGCTTTCATACACAAtgttatgaaaaaattacatacaataaaagttataaaattttttgatgcaacaatagttttaaattaaaaaaaataaaaataattgattaatattcattaaattaattaatttaaataatataatttctcCAGTAAAAAAgtgaacaaatttaaaaaataaatgaaaacactgaaaaatttagtaaagaataaaaatttgtcCAGAAACTCAGTTTGGGTTTGGGTTGCTTTTGCAAACTTAAAAACTtaagtttcatatttttatcAAGTGCATGAAAATGTTGTGCTTTTCTGTTTGGTGTCTTGAAAAGTGCAATAAATGTTTGGCAGCTCAGAAAACCTAATACGAGTAAACTTTAATAAATGCATTGTGCACGTTTTAACGTTAAATTTTAGCCAAACTCTGTTCCACACACTTTGGCTATCATTGCAAAACAGGCAGACatgttttaaatgttcaaaataaaaaagcagACCAAAATGGGAGAAATAAagacaagaaagaagaaaactcaacaaagaaagaagataTTATTGCAGGATATGTAAACTTGGTTGCCAACGGTGAGCATCTAGAGTGAATTAACTGGCAGGAGAAATGTCTTCCAAACTGCAACAAAGAATGCaaaagcttaaaaaatatttggtcACAATCCCACAAACAATTTCGTCCTATAATACACTACCTTTGTCCCAAGCATTCAATGATGTCACCAGTGACTGtggatcttttcttctttagaaAAGCAAGTGATGCAGCCTTCCTCAATATAGCAGACCCAGCAACGCATCCCAAAACTGTTGGATTTTTACAACTGAGGTTCGAGTTTGAATCAGCAGCCAACATACGTTGACGTGCCCATGATAAGAAGACAGCCACACTGCAGCAATTAagataagcataaaaaaaaaacttcatgtTCCAATTGCACAATTAATGATCAATGGAGCTAAAAAAACGTCTGCAATGGAGTAGGATGTGAAGAAATGGATTAAAGATATCACTCGATATCCAACGAGGAATGGAGTAAagatttaaaatcatattaaataaagtgTGAGTGGGTTCCATAATCCCCAAAAACATTTGGGAGGACAGAAGTGTCGGATGGAATGGATTCTaccatgttttattttattttatcttaatttggaAAAACTCAAATAATGAAGATAGTAATGTCATTCCATTTTCTTCCCATCAATAAAAAAGATTAGCCAACAACATAAATACTTCCTGCCAATCAATAATCGAGTCGCTTTACTCCAATTCTCGGAACTAATGAAGAATGCCTTAAGAGCATTACCGAAATAATCTCCTTCCAGAAGTACTTTTAAGTATTAGGTATAGTTGTGTTCCAGCCAAAAAGATGAGGATatgatttattcatttaaagagGAAATCAATATTCTACTTGAAAGTTCATCAGCAAATTTGGCACTAGAAAAATCAACTgctgaaaataatgaaatttccATCTCACAGAGACGAACCACCCAAACATATATAGCATTCGAGAATTTTGAAACAAGCACAGAGGACTTGCCTTCCAGAAAGGATATCACCTTGGCCACCGCAACGTCTAGGAGAACCATAGATGCTCACTGATTTGACtgcataaatgaaaataataccACAATCACAAACGACTTCTTCGCATTTGCAAATCTCCATTAATATTCTTTATGCTGATACAATTTATCCACCGGAGTCGTTTGTACCATGACTAAATTTTCTGGTCATGGATAAAACATTTCTGTGTTCCAAAACCTGCCAAATCAATATAGCCATAGGAGACACCCAACACGTGCACCGAAACTgactaatttaaaatgaaagactTTTTTGTTGCCATCGCAGAATATTGTTATTCAAGTAAAATCTTTGATCCCCCTCCtccaaaataaagaaaaaaataagacttATATTGGTGAAAGAACTACCTGTGTCACCATCACTTACAAGATCAGAATTTCCTTTCCTTAGGATAGTAACACCGCCAATCCTGTTCATTAACAACAGTCCgtaattgtaaataaaatggAGCATTGAATCACAACATAGATAATAGTGAGAAATAACTACACACTGGGGATCAAAGCAAACTATTTAAGCATTACGCTATTATCTAACTACCTTTATTgttaaaagatattaattttcttttagcaGCAAAAACAATCAAAAGGATTATATACTGCTTTTACACATTACACAGACTCGAGTGAAAACTAACAGATGCTTTTTTACTACTCTATCATTCCCAATACATGTGTGGATGCACAGAATTTTACAACTCATACTCGTTGTCTGGATACATGTTTCATAAACATCATAACACAAAGAGCAATTGTCTGACAGCATTGACATAAAAAAATCTAGTAAGTTGAATCGAGGAACTTACTTTTTGGCAAGAGATAGCAGTTGTTTAGGAGCATCTACATCATTTACTTCAGAACTCAGTACTTTCTGAACAAGACGCTTATATTCATTGACATTTGGTGTCAGAACAGCTAAGGGATAGCCACGAACAAGGTCAAGATTATTTGTAACAAGAAAAAGACCATCCTGAACAACACCCAGAAATTTAATGAGAATGCTCaaacataaaagtgaaaaaaatgagaGGATTCACATGTTAGTCAACCTTGTGCTAGATATCTAAAACTCAATATACCTACCCCATCTATAACTATTGGGATATTTGACTGTCTTGCATGTCTCACGAGTTCACTCACACAATCCTGACAATATTGAGCAAATGTTGAATTAAAGATGGTTGACAGAGGCTGAAAGAATGTCATGAAAGCATATAAAACAATACATAgaattgaaataagaaaaatatattgtcTACAGCACAAGTTAAGGAGAAAACCTTCAGTAACAAATAGTATTAAGTTTCAAGAATTAGGCCTTACCACATTTTAAGCCGAATGAACGTTTCACATGTATTAAAAAAACCTTGGGTTATTCTCCAGAGGTCTGTTTCCATAAATGAGTGCTTTTTGTCTGTCACTATATCatagtttgttttgttttgtttcttatagAATGATTCATGGTTGAAATTAGCATTACATGAATGAATTAGATACATCAACATGTTTAATGATAAAATGGATGGGGTTTACCATCCTAACGTTAACATGTTACAATTATGAGGGAATGGCATAGGGATAGCGAAGCCCTGACATAGGATCGCACCTCGTAGTCAGAAGAAACACAACTCACTGAAAGACTAAATGCATATGCCTCACTGagaattagaaagaaaaattatagattTAAGATAAAACTCGAAAAAGTAAACACCGCGTGTAATAAAACAGGTACACAATGAAGCATTCAGGAAAAAAATTACCAGAAGAAATGGGTCTCTTCCAAGGCCTGGACCAACAACAAGGCAGTTAAATCTTTCCATCCACTTATCAACTTCAGCAAGAACCTTGCTTGTTATGGATCTCTTGTTTTCCTCCCTGAAATTAGTCTCTCACTAAAAACAAAACCCACTTGGTTTCGAAATGTTCATACAGGGGGgcataatataacattaactaTACAAGACTGGATGTTATACCCGACACTATAAGATTCTTCCAAAACAGGGTGCACAATCAACTCAGGACTGTAGCTTTTGATGACAGGAGCAGCATTTTTTGTGCAAAAAACATGGGACAGATCTGCACCCTGCATGAATGGGAAAATAATGGGATAACTTGAATTGATAgaaaagtttttctttctttttcagatCAAGAATTCAGTTAAAAGACAAAATGCTAGATATGAAAGGAATCCATGCACTAACAATTTTTAAGGCCGAAATTGCAGCAAAATATGGAGCTCCTGTGTATTCACGGCACCCTCCAATAACAGCTATATTTCCTGATTTGAAACATAAGAGAATGAAACATTAGGTATGACTTCTTTTTCTTcagccaaaaaataaaataccaagATACAGGGTTAGTCCTGGATTACTTTTTCAGAAACTGAACGACCACCAATTTGGGCTgtgtttggtttttcttttgggATGATACaaactcaatttgaaaaatCAACCCAGTTTCATGGCATGTTTGGATATCCTAAAAAATAGGTCTGCACATCAAAATTTTGTCTGAATACTGAAATTTTCAGAAATCAAACTTAGGCTGCCTTGCAAATTCACTTTGAAAAATTAAGCTTGGTTAAGTTTAATCTGAACGTAAGTTAGCAAACTTATACCCAAACATGCCATTGAAGTTAGCAAACTTATACCCAAACATGCCATTGAAGTTAGCAAACTTATACCCAATCTTGGTTAAGTTTAATCTGAACTTAAGTTAGCAGACTTAAGTTTAATCTGAACTTATACTC
This genomic stretch from Vigna radiata var. radiata cultivar VC1973A chromosome 7, Vradiata_ver6, whole genome shotgun sequence harbors:
- the LOC106765509 gene encoding ATP-dependent (S)-NAD(P)H-hydrate dehydratase isoform X2, which encodes MLMKDGMNSRLLLDCAKSCILASSPVFRRQQFLIRCVEGSIDHPPHSRDMQALRSIEVDSESVIRAITPALDPTRHKGQAGNIAVIGGCREYTGAPYFAAISALKIGADLSHVFCTKNAAPVIKSYSPELIVHPVLEESYSVGEENKRSITSKVLAEVDKWMERFNCLVVGPGLGRDPFLLDCVSELVRHARQSNIPIVIDGDGLFLVTNNLDLVRGYPLAVLTPNVNEYKRLVQKVLSSEVNDVDAPKQLLSLAKKIGGVTILRKGNSDLVSDGDTVKSVSIYGSPRRCGGQGDILSGRQVLCACFKILECYICLGVSSRILISSLNE
- the LOC106766880 gene encoding stem-specific protein TSJT1 → MLGVFSSSIVSPPDELVAAGSRTPSPKTTAAALWKRFQEKNASTVSVEIGEHVHLAYTHHNESPFQPRSFAVKDEVFCLFEGVLENLGHLRQQYGLGKSANEVLLVIEAYKALRDRAPYPVNHVVGHLRGSFAFILFDKSTSTLFLASDQYGKVPLYWGITADGYVAFADDAELLKGACGKSLASFPQGCFYSTAVGGLMCYENPKNKITAVPAKEEEIWGATFKVEGPAVVAARQ
- the LOC106765509 gene encoding ATP-dependent (S)-NAD(P)H-hydrate dehydratase isoform X3; this translates as MQALRSIEVDSESVIRAITPALDPTRHKGQAGNIAVIGGCREYTGAPYFAAISALKIGADLSHVFCTKNAAPVIKSYSPELIVHPVLEESYSVGEENKRSITSKVLAEVDKWMERFNCLVVGPGLGRDPFLLDCVSELVRHARQSNIPIVIDGDGLFLVTNNLDLVRGYPLAVLTPNVNEYKRLVQKVLSSEVNDVDAPKQLLSLAKKIGGVTILRKGNSDLVSDGDTVKSVSIYGSPRRCGGQGDILSGSVAVFLSWARQRMLAADSNSNLSCKNPTVLGCVAGSAILRKAASLAFLKKKRSTVTGDIIECLGQSLEDISPAS
- the LOC106765509 gene encoding ATP-dependent (S)-NAD(P)H-hydrate dehydratase isoform X1, whose amino-acid sequence is MLMKDGMNSRLLLDCAKSCILASSPVFRRQQFLIRCVEGSIDHPPHSRDMQALRSIEVDSESVIRAITPALDPTRHKGQAGNIAVIGGCREYTGAPYFAAISALKIGADLSHVFCTKNAAPVIKSYSPELIVHPVLEESYSVGEENKRSITSKVLAEVDKWMERFNCLVVGPGLGRDPFLLDCVSELVRHARQSNIPIVIDGDGLFLVTNNLDLVRGYPLAVLTPNVNEYKRLVQKVLSSEVNDVDAPKQLLSLAKKIGGVTILRKGNSDLVSDGDTVKSVSIYGSPRRCGGQGDILSGSVAVFLSWARQRMLAADSNSNLSCKNPTVLGCVAGSAILRKAASLAFLKKKRSTVTGDIIECLGQSLEDISPAS